From Homo sapiens chromosome 6, GRCh38.p14 Primary Assembly, the proteins below share one genomic window:
- the PEX6 gene encoding peroxisome biogenesis factor 6 isoform X3 translates to MALAVLRVLEPFPTETPPLAVLLPPGGPWPAAELGLVLALRPAGESPAGPALLVAALEGPDAGTEEQGPGPPQLLVSRALLRLLALGSGAWVRARAVRRPPALGWALLGTSLGPGLGPRVGPLLVRRGETLPVPGPRVLETRPALQGLLGPGTRLAVTELRGRARLCPESGDSSRPPPPPVVSSFAVSGTVRRLQGVLGGTGDSLGVSRSCLRGLGLFQGEWVWVAQARESSNTSQPHLARVQVLEPRWDLSDRLGPGSGPLGEPLADGLALVPATLAFNLGCDPLEMGELRIQRYLEGSIAPEDKGSCSLLPGPPFARELHIEIVSSPHYSTNGNYDGVLYRHFQIPRVVQEGDVLCVPTIGQVEILEGSPEKLPRWREMFFKVKKTVGEAPDGPASAYLADTTHTSLYMVGSTLSPVPWLPSEESTLWSSLSPPGLEALVSELCAVLKPRLQPGCPAPASVQKVVGLWRQNCRPSSPGPAVAGLQSCCSQLWTFWAGTVMGWVRMPV, encoded by the exons ATGGCGCTGGCTGTCTTGCGGGTCCTGGAGCCCTTTCCGACCGAGACACCCCCGTTGGCAGTGCTGCTGCCACCCGGGGGCCCGTGGCCGGCGGCGGAGCTGGGCCTGGTGCTGGCCCTGAGGCCTGCAGGGGAGAGCCCGGCAGGGCCGGCGCTGCTGGTGGCAGCCCTGGAGGGGCCGGACGCGGGCACCGAAGAGCAGGGTCCCGGGCCGCCGCAGCTACTGGTTAGCCGCGCGCTGCTGCGGCTCCTGGCACTGGGCTCCGGGGCCTGGGTGCGGGCGCGGGCGGTGCGGCGGCCCCCGGCGCTAGGTTGGGCACTGCTTGGCACCTCGCTGGGGCCTGGGCTCGGACCGCGAGTCGGGCCGCTGCTGGTGAGGCGCGGAGAGACCCTCCCAGTGCCCGGACCGCGGGTGCTGGAGACGCGGCCGGCGTTGCAAGGGCTGCTGGGCCCAGGGACTCGGCTGGCTGTGACTGAGCTCCGCGGGCGGGCCAGACTGTGTCCAGAGTCTGGGGACAGCAGTCGGCCCCCACCCCCGCCCGTGGTGTCCTCCTTTGCGGTTTCTGGCACAGTGCGGCGACTCCAGGGAGTTCTGGGAGGGACTGGAGATTCACTAGGGGTGAGCCGGAGCTGTCTCCGTGGCCTTGGCCTCTTCCAGGGCGAATGGGTGTGGGTGGCCCAGGCCAGAGAGTCATCGAACACTTCACAGCCGCACTTGGCTAGGGTGCAGGTCCTAGAACCTCGCTGGGACCTCTCTGATAGACTGGGACCCGGCTCTGGACCGCTGGGAGAGCCCCTCGCTGACGGACTGGCGCTTGTCCCTGCCACTTTGGCTTTTAATCTTGGCTGTGACCCCCTGGAAATGGGAGAGCTCAGAATTCAG AGGTACTTGGAAGGCTCCATCGCCCCTGAAGACAAAGGAAGCTGCTCATTGCTGCCTGGGCCTCCATTTGCCAGAGAGTTACACATCGAAATTGTGTCTTCTCCCCACTACAGCACTAATGGAAATTATGACGGTGTTCTTTACCGGCACTTTCAGATACCCAG GGTAGTCCAGGAAGGGGATGTTCTATGTGTGCCAACAATTGGGCAAGTAGAGATCCTGGAAGGAAGTCCAGAGAAACTGCCCAG GTGGcgggaaatgttttttaaagtgaaGAAAACAGTTGGGGAAGCTCCAGATGGACCAGCCAGTGCCTACTTGGCCGACACCACCCATACCTCCTTGTACATG GTGGGTTCTACCCTGAGCCCTGTTCCATGGCTCCCTTCAGAGGAATCCACTCTCTGGAGCAGTTTGTCTCCTCCAGGCCTGGAGGCCTTGGTGTCTGAACTCTGTGCTGTCCTGAAGCCTCGCCTCCAGCCAGG GTGCCCTGCTCCAGCCTCTGTGCAGAAAGTAGTGGGGCTGTGGAGACAAAACTGCAGGCCATCTTCTCCCGGGCCCGCCGTTGCCGGCCTGCAGTCCTGTTGCTCACAGCTGTGGACCTTCTGGGCCGGGACCGTGATGGGCTGGGTGAGGATGCCCGTGTGA